Proteins encoded together in one Planctopirus ephydatiae window:
- a CDS encoding lysophospholipid acyltransferase family protein has protein sequence MKIQSPFLIRCGAWFAISTMRLIISTCRLEYCSPDPKTRLDCPFGPDVPERYVVPVWHDLLLFPTFTARRSDLCCGLVSRHDGASFLSTAIEMLGGKAIRGSSRKGATTALKQMLTQTDGYHILITPDGPMGPRRQMKQGAILMASNLQRRIVPTAYWASRVWRIKGSWTDIVIPKPFSKIMIVSGEAISIPPELNREDIIYWTNHLQQAMDQLHAELEASTTTAKSSKLEPDQTECSASSQLQISGSERHAA, from the coding sequence ATGAAGATCCAAAGCCCATTTTTGATTCGCTGTGGTGCATGGTTCGCCATCAGCACGATGCGACTGATCATCTCCACCTGCCGGCTTGAGTATTGCTCGCCAGATCCCAAGACTCGACTCGACTGCCCGTTTGGTCCTGATGTTCCCGAGAGGTATGTCGTCCCCGTCTGGCACGACTTGTTGTTGTTCCCGACCTTCACAGCCCGTCGGAGCGACCTCTGCTGCGGTCTCGTCAGTCGGCATGATGGCGCTTCATTCCTTTCCACCGCCATTGAAATGCTCGGCGGCAAGGCCATTCGTGGATCGAGCCGCAAGGGAGCGACCACGGCTCTCAAGCAGATGCTCACTCAGACGGATGGCTATCACATTCTGATTACACCTGATGGCCCGATGGGACCGCGTCGTCAGATGAAACAGGGAGCCATTCTCATGGCTTCCAACCTGCAAAGGCGGATTGTCCCCACAGCTTACTGGGCTTCCAGAGTCTGGCGGATTAAAGGCTCCTGGACAGATATCGTGATCCCCAAGCCTTTCTCGAAAATCATGATTGTCTCAGGCGAAGCGATCTCCATCCCCCCTGAACTTAATCGAGAAGATATCATCTATTGGACCAATCATCTGCAACAGGCCATGGATCAACTCCATGCGGAACTCGAAGCTTCTACGACGACAGCGAAGTCTTCGAAATTAGAACCTGATCAAACAGAATGTTCAGCCTCTTCACAGCTTCAGATATCAGGTTCCGAGCGTCACGCCGCCTGA